GCTCTCGCCGCGCCGGCCATCGCCAGCTCGCCGACGGCGTACTCGTACATGGTCCTGGCCGCCCGGCTTCAGGATGCGTCCGGCTTCCCGGAAGCGCGGGCGGCCGGTCGCGGGACGCCGGGGACGGTCCCCCTGATACCGGAGGCGCTCGCCGCGACGCGGACCGCCGTGCCGGCCGCGGCGCCGGAAGAGCCGGCGATGCAGGCGCCCGGAGCGGCGCCAGGGGCCGCGGTCGCCGGCGCCGACCGGACGGTTCCCGGAACCGTCGTCGGCCGCGCCAGCCCCGAGCGGGTCGTGGCCTCGACGCTGACGGTCCCGGACCGGCCGGTGCGTCCGGGTCAGGCGATCACGATCTCGCTGCGGCTCGACATCAAGGCGGGGTGGCACATCAACTCCAACACCCCCAGCCTGGAGTACCTGATCCCGACGAAGGTCGAGTTCCCGGAGCCCGGTTCCGTCCTGGTGGACCAGGTGGTCTATCCGGAAGCGCGCCTGGTGACGCTCAAGTTCGCCGACACGAAGCTGTCGGTGTACGAAGGGGCCGGCACGGTGCGGGCCACCATCAGGCCGCCGCGCGACCGCGCGCCGGGCGAGTCGAAGGCGCGGGCGCGCCTGACCTACCAGGCCTGCAGCGACACGACCTGCCTGGCCCCGGAGACCGTGGAGTTCCTCGTTCCCCTGCGCGTCGAGGGGGAGCCGGTCCCGCAGAGTGACATGCGGCCGGCGGGTGCGGCCCAGGCCGCGGGCGCCGCCGCGGGAGGGGGCGGCTCGTCGGCGGGCGGCCTCGGGTCGGGTGGGGGGGTCGCGGCGGTTCTGGCCGAGCGGGGTCTGCTCGCGCTTCTGGGGCTGGTGTTCCTCGGCGGCCTGGCCCTCAATCTGACACCCTGCATCTATCCGATGATGCCGGTCACCATCGGTTTTTTCGCGACGCAGGCGTGCTCCAGCTGGCCGGCGCGCATCGGCCTGCCGGCGCTCTACGTGGTCGGCATGGCGGTGACCTACTCGGTGCTCGGCGTCGCGGCCGGCCTTTCGGGTGGGCTGATCGGCTCCACGCTCCAGAGCCCCTGGGTGGTCGGCGGCCTGGTCATCCTGTTCGTCGTCCTGGCGCTTTCGATGTTCGGCCTGTTCGAGCTGCGCCTTCCGGGCTCCATCACCCGCTTCGGCGGCGGACGGCGCGGGCCGGTCGGCGCCCTGCTGATGGGATTGACGATGGGGCTCGTGGCCGCCCCCTGCATCGGGCCGTTCATCGTGGGGCTCCTGGCCTACGTCGGCGCCTCGGGAGATCCGGTCCTCGGGTTCTGGCTGTTCTTCGTGATGGCCATCGGCATGGGCCTGCCGAACCTCGTGCTCGGGGTGTTCTCCGGATCACTCGCCGCCCTGCCGCGCTCCGGCGAGTGGCTGATCTACGCCAAGAAGGTGATGGGGATCGGCATGCTGGCGGTGGCGATCTATTTCGTGCAGCCGCTCCTGAAGGACAGGGTCGTCGGGTGGATCGCCGTGGGGTTCGCGATTCTCGCCGGGCTGTACCTCGGTTTCCTCGAGAGGACCCGGCTGGAATCACGCCTGTTCCCGGCGGTCAAGGCGCTGATCGGTCTTGCGGTCGTGGCGGGCGGCATCTCGCTCTCGATGCCTCTCCTGAGCGCGCGGGAGGAGCCGTCGTGGGAGGTTTACTCGCACGAGGCCTTTGCGCGGGCCTCGAAGACGGGCAGGCCGATCCTCATCGACTTCTACGCCGACTGGTGCCTGCCGTGCCGCGAGCTCGATCGGTTCACCTTCTCCGATCCGGCGGTTCTCGAGGAGACGCGGCGCTTCGTCCTCCTGAAGGCCGACCTGACCCAGTTCGAGTCGCGCCAGGTGGGGGAGATCCGCGACCGCTTCGACGTCCTCGGAGTGCCGACCCTGGTGTTCCTCGACGGCCAGGGGGTGGAGCACAAGGACCTGAGGCTCTACGGGTTCGAGGAGGCCGGGGCCTTCGTCGCCCGGCTGCGCCAGGTCCGGTGAGGAGCCTCTTCGACGGCCTCGAGTGCCCGCGCTGC
The DNA window shown above is from Candidatus Polarisedimenticolia bacterium and carries:
- a CDS encoding DUF255 domain-containing protein, with protein sequence MAWMRLTRFAPVLCVSALVMAGGAAAPRAESGAKPNHLLGQSSPYLEQHLYNPVDWYPWGDQALARARAEEKPIFLSIGYSACHWCHVMEREAFSDPEVARFLNEHFVSIKVDREERPDLDELYMTAVVAMTGRGGWPMSVFLAPDRKPFHGGTYYPTDAFLKLIRSIADAWTSRRSEVLASAGAIGTMLADLQHPAAPASGDGGGASPLEKAAEGWKADFDSKNGGFGGAPKFPAHGGLSVLLETSRAGRDARALDMVVRTLDAMARGGIYDQIGGGFHRYSTDEKWLVPHFEKMLYDNALLVPVYLEAWKATGRKDFLAVAEQTLAWAAREMTHPDGGFYATLDADSEGEEGRFYMWSRAEIEKVVGPEDGPLVAEYLGAGGAGDAAGGRRILHIATPTAEFAKSRGLSVEALGARVEAARRRLLAARDRRPRPRRDDKVLAGWNGLMISACARAYGLTGDRTYLDQGERAARFVLGHLVKEDRLRISWRQGKTGPPGLLDDHAFLARGLLDLAEAGGNATWRERAAALVRAADRFLDRERGGYFLAAEDQDDLLVRPKGLTDSALPSGNAIMAECLVRLWRTNGDKALLQRASRLFALAAPAIASSPTAYSYMVLAARLQDASGFPEARAAGRGTPGTVPLIPEALAATRTAVPAAAPEEPAMQAPGAAPGAAVAGADRTVPGTVVGRASPERVVASTLTVPDRPVRPGQAITISLRLDIKAGWHINSNTPSLEYLIPTKVEFPEPGSVLVDQVVYPEARLVTLKFADTKLSVYEGAGTVRATIRPPRDRAPGESKARARLTYQACSDTTCLAPETVEFLVPLRVEGEPVPQSDMRPAGAAQAAGAAAGGGGSSAGGLGSGGGVAAVLAERGLLALLGLVFLGGLALNLTPCIYPMMPVTIGFFATQACSSWPARIGLPALYVVGMAVTYSVLGVAAGLSGGLIGSTLQSPWVVGGLVILFVVLALSMFGLFELRLPGSITRFGGGRRGPVGALLMGLTMGLVAAPCIGPFIVGLLAYVGASGDPVLGFWLFFVMAIGMGLPNLVLGVFSGSLAALPRSGEWLIYAKKVMGIGMLAVAIYFVQPLLKDRVVGWIAVGFAILAGLYLGFLERTRLESRLFPAVKALIGLAVVAGGISLSMPLLSAREEPSWEVYSHEAFARASKTGRPILIDFYADWCLPCRELDRFTFSDPAVLEETRRFVLLKADLTQFESRQVGEIRDRFDVLGVPTLVFLDGQGVEHKDLRLYGFEEAGAFVARLRQVR